The DNA region ACACGTTGCTGATAGTTTGCTTGATGTCCAAGGTGGCAGGCTGGTCAGCTCGACAAATCACAAAATCAGGATTTAAGCCCATAGAATGAAGATCATTGATAGCGCGCTGAGTAGGTTTTGATTTTTGTTCGCCTAGGAGTGTCGGTGTCGGTAAATAACTTATTAAAACAACAAAAACATCTGAGGGGGTTTTTGATTTCATCATGCGAGTCGCTTCGAGAAATGGAAATAATTGATATTCCCCCACTGTGCCTCCATATTCTATGATGGTAATCTCAGATTTATTCTTTTCCTGACAAGCTTCTATTCGCCTGATTATTTCCTTTGGGATATCTGGATAAACTTCGACATCCTCCCCTCCGTATTCTAGATTGCGTTCTCTCTTTATAACCTCTCTATACACTTGCCCAGTAGTAACATAATCTACACGGGTACTGATTTGGTTTGTGTAGCGTTCATAATTGCCGAGATCTTGATCAGCCTCTATGCCGTCTTCGCCGACAAAGACTTCCCCATGCTCAGCCGGACGAATCGTCCCCGCATCTATATTGACATACATGTCCGCTTTCATATTTGCCACTTTGTAACCGCGAGACTGCAAGATTTTTCCGATAGAAGCGGCAGCGATCCCTTTTCCCACTGAAGACATAACACCTCCCACTACGAAAATATATTTTTTTTCTTTTTTTTGCATCCCGTTAGAAGTCATACTAATTTTATTAAATTTAAAATAATATTAAGTAACTTAAATTAATTCTTATAATATACCATGAAATTTGACTTCTAACGGGATGCATCATTTATTTATTCAAATATTTTCTGACAGCTAAGAAGCTAGAAATAATACCCAAACCTACGCCTGATAATAAAAGGATAATGAAAATTTGAAGAATGCTTGAGAGATAATAATCATACATATTGATTCCAAGAAAATCTGTCATATTGTGTCCGAGCCAGGCTGACACTGGCCAAAAAAGAATAAGGGTGAATAGAGTCGCAATGATGCCGTAGATCGCGCCTTCTATCATAAAAGGCCCGCGCACATGCATCTTGGAAGCGCCGACCAGGCGCATCACGCCTATTTCTTCTTTGGAAATAAAAATCGTCAAGCGAATCGTATTATAAGTAATAATGATAGAAATAATCACAAAAAGCAGGGTTACCAGAAGTCCGAGCTTTTGCGCGCCAGAGATTATGTTGTCTAATTTAGATATAACTTCTTTGTTGTTATAATAATTCGTATGATCTATTATAGAAATTGGGCCTGACACTAACGCATTGTCTGATTTCAAAAAATTTGCAATCGATTCGTATTGAGAAATTTCTTTTGCTTTAATGCCGAGAGTCGCTAAAAGCGGATTGCTACCTATCTCGTCCAAGGCTTGAATGGTCGGGTAGTCATTTGAGTGGCGAAGGCGGAAATTCTTTAAATTGTCAGCAGCGCTTGTATAAAAAACTTGGGATACTTCTGGTAATTTTTCCAA from Candidatus Paceibacterota bacterium includes:
- a CDS encoding permease-like cell division protein FtsX, which encodes MRIVAFKRIIKNGFLNFKRSGLVSWAAVLVVTITLSVITLIIFLQAVLHFSLNQIKDKVDVTIYFTESASESNIMRLKSSLEKLPEVSQVFYTSAADNLKNFRLRHSNDYPTIQALDEIGSNPLLATLGIKAKEISQYESIANFLKSDNALVSGPISIIDHTNYYNNKEVISKLDNIISGAQKLGLLVTLLFVIISIIITYNTIRLTIFISKEEIGVMRLVGASKMHVRGPFMIEGAIYGIIATLFTLILFWPVSAWLGHNMTDFLGINMYDYYLSSILQIFIILLLSGVGLGIISSFLAVRKYLNK